AAAAAATTTTATGTACGTATGTGAGGGAATGGGGAAGTTTACCGATTGTAAAACAGCTGAATATCCTCTCCAAAGCTGAAGAGAGTTCCACGTGGTTATTGTAGGTTTTGAGATCGACATTTCTCAAGTATGGTGCTCCATCTATGCTCACTTTCACATACAGGCGACCGCCATCACCACTAGTCTCATCACTCTTCTTTGCGAAATTAGAGGCCTTTTTATTCTCACGGAATGATCCAACTGGTTGCCATCCTACCAACTCAGCCCTGTTTCGTTAATCTCGCTTAATAAAATTGATGTGAAAATATAATCTAACCGGCTCTGTTTTCAAGTGAATAAGCCAAAGAATGTACATTGAAAAGGCCAAAAGAAGAAAACGAAACAGGGTTTTGAAGATGAACATACTTTGTAGATGGAGCACTAAAATGGTCATTGGCAAGAGGAACAAGATTCTTCTCATCACATGGGAAAACCCATTTCTCATTAGGCCCATCAATGGCATATGAGAAACCCCTTTTAGCTCCAAACCCCAACTTCTTCAAAGTCGTAACACCAAAACCATTACTTGTATCATTACTCTCTAAATCTTTGCCAAAAAGACAGACTTTTCTGTCAGGAGAGTGAGAACCTGGTAAGCCAAGCCTCAGCTCAGTTCGTTTGAGATTGAGACTTGTTTTTCTGGTTTTTTCTTCAATGTACTCAACTGAAGAGGAAGATATATTCTCAGAGCTTCTTTCCATTGAACAAGTCTCACACATTAAAGTTTGAAAGAACCCTCTCTTATTAGTTTTTCCGGTGAAAGAACGAAACATTTTGGTTCATTATAATTATTCATGGGGATAAAAAGAAAGAACTGAATCAAGACATAAAGGGTTACCATCTTTTACCAAACAAAGAACAGCAAAAATTTGGCAGTCTCTTTAGAATTTTGCTGGTATTTTTCAGCTTTTGGATTTCTCAGCAGACATGCAACCCATAAGCCTCAAAGGTTGATTATTATATCCCATGTTCTTTGATTTCATTTGCACTGCTGCACTCTGTATAGAATTCAGTTATTGGCCAAAACAGTACCATCGTTAGTGAATACAAGTATCTATCATCTTCATTACAATTTACAAGTACAACAAGCAATAAGGGATGCAATACTTGTTTCCCTGCAAATTTGACCCCAATCTTAGTTGCAAGGTAAAAGATTTGTTACCTTGTGATCTGACAACATCTATCATGAGTAAAACTCGATTCAattcaaaaaaatcaaattttttttaatattgagttaatcgaatcgagttattaaagttattcaaattattcgaatCAACTTAAATAACTCGATTCGAGTTTCAAATTTGAGTAGAGTCGAATTTCACTATTCGAATAacttgaataattcgaataacaaaTTGGTGTAAATATTATTTTAGTCCCCGTCAACTTTGAAAATAagcaaattggtctctctcacaacaaaattataaaaaaattcaaaatatttataaaatttcaaaaattatatatttttaaaaaattattaagattctaaaaatatataaaaatttaaaattttaaaatttttaaaattttaaaataataattttgagacctaattaatgattcaaatttatcatactcaaatatcttttattattattattattattttgctttaaattttttaaatatatatgatttcaattttatgaaattagttatACTGTAATAAtagatttatttgaaatatttattttttaatttaactcgattaatttaaaaattttcaatcgaTTCGATCAAACACTCACCCTAGACCATTGGTAAAATATTAAAAGTAACCTGTGTAGGAGGGTAATTCTGTTTCAAGGTAAATAACGTAATTTTAAGAtttgaaatatttaaataaaataggtATCGTTTTTTAATCAAGCCTTTCATTACCTTAATAGAGGTGTCAACCCAAGACCCACCATTTGCTTcctacttattttattttaaattattatttgatctTCTACTTAAATTACaataatgtttttaaatatatatattttttgattaACAAAACTAGCAACTGTGGTCGATATGTCCGAGTGGTTAAGGAGACAGACTCGAAATCTGTTGGGCTATGCCTGCGCAGGTTCGAATCCTGCTGTCGACGATTATTTTGTTCCTTTTCCGTAAACTACTCAACAGCCCCTTTAAAAGGAAAAAACTAAAGCCTAAAACCCTTTTATCCTTTTCTCTTTGGCTTTCGCAAAAGCTTCCTATTTTCATGGCTGCCTCACTTCGGTTCAATCCTACTTCAACCCCTTCGCTCTGCCCAATCTCCACCTACAAGAGCTTCACTCCGGTACTCTGTGGCCCACGCGACAACCGCGGACCTCTCGTTAAAGGCCGTATCTTAAGCACCGAAGCCATCCAGGCCATCCAATCTCTCAAACGCGCCCAGCGGAACTCTTCATCGACGGCAACGGTCACCCCACTCCCTTCCCTCTCCCGCCTCATCAAATCCGACCTCCTCGCCGCCCTGCGCGAACTCCTACGGCAAGATCAATGCGCCCTCGCCGTCCACGTACTCTCCACCGTCCGATCAGAATACCCGCCTCCTGACTTGAGTTTGTACGCCGACGTTGTCGTCGCGCTCGCTAGGAACCATCTTAAGGATGAGATTGATGGGTTGATTGAGGAGATTGGAAGCATCGAGTGCGATGACGAGAAGGCGCTTGTGAGGCTGATCAAGGGCGTGATTGGCGCCGGAAGGAAGGAATCAGCGGTGAGGATTTGCGGGTTGATGAAGGAAAATGGAGTCGGATCGAGGAAAAGAGTTGGGGAGTATGTGGTCAAAGTATTGAGCAAAGGATTGAGAAGATTCGGGGAAGTGGATTTGGCTTTGGAAGTTGAGAGGGAATTTGGTGAATTGTCTAGGGTCAATTCCGACAAATTAACAATTTACTAGATTTGATGATTTTTTCTATTCCAATACAATATTTTTTGTTTGTATTATATTAGTATAATTATATTTAccttatttgatatttatataatttaatattagaTTCTTGCACTACTATTAAAAGTTAATTAGGAATTaagtatatttttttaaaatttaagaaaataggtTGATTTTTAGAGAAAATAGAAAATCCTTTTAGAGTgttttcattttttcatttttattttgtgtTGAGTGTTAAAAATTTATGGAGAaagatttatttatatttttgttttatagaaaaATTGTGATAgttttaaggtatgtttgagttcATGATGATGCGATTGCGTTCGGAGACTCGTACATTTCATTTGCACAATTACCTTAGAAGATGTCGCATTGTAACCCGAGCTTCTAGTTCATGGTGGTTATGTGATCACAAGTACAAGTACAACTCGAGGTCTTAGTTGATAATGATTATATGGTTACAGATTCAAATTTCTTATCACCAAAAGAGAAAactttataaattttatacataAGTTTGATATCATAATCATAGGGAAAAAAAAGGATTACTATTATAATCAACTTACTTTTTTTCTCCATCAAACTAGCATCCTTAACATCAATGTCCAAAATCTATGTCAAAGATGGGGCAAGAAGACTTTCAAAGGGGAGTGATAATGACAGTGGAGAAAAAGTTGAAACACGACTAGGAGTGACAACGGTACATAGTGTGGTGATTGTTAAAAAAAATGGAGTTAATGAAAAGACTAGAAAAATATGAATCATACTGACCGGGAGGTGGTGCACCCATCGGTATAGTATTTGGGGTTGGAGCTAATGATGAACTCGACGTATGCACTTTCGATCACAGCCTCATTGGGGTCATCTCGACCTTCTACGACGACATTGCCTACCCCTTTCCTCCTCCAGCAATAGATATTACTTACCGTGAAGTGTAAATCATGTCATGTAATTCGAACAGCTCATTAAATTTGGTCGGACAATTGGTTCGCGCATAGGTACAAAATCGTATCTATGTTCCCAGATGTAAATATATTTCCCATGAAATTTAGACCAATCTTCATCGGTTCTCCTTCACAAATTAATCTTGTGAAGTTCATCAAACTCCTAAGGTGACAACGAAATATTTTACATAAACCAAAACTGGCGCATCACTTGATTAAATTCATGCATCTCAACTGTTGCAAAAACTATCAATGACACATTAACGTGCTAGATATTGCGATTTGCCAAAAATTCGACCGAGATGCATTCTTAAATTCTAAAATCAGAGAATAACATCCATTCAAGCTACAACacgaaattataaattttattaaatacctaatattaaatttcaaatccttatgtaaatattataaaattgaaaaattcaaaAGCTAATATCGGATTATAATCATTGATTTAACAATAGCTGGATATCTTCAAGCTTGTCCGGTATACCCACATGACTTGCGTTATTGTTCCAGctattcaaataatatgttatttaaaaaaatataaaaatgaaaaatattatgataattatattattaaatgaaaTTTACTTCATTACGAGTAGGAATTCATAAGGGACATTTACTCGGGGATGTAAAAATGGTAAGTGATACCATGCCCATGACTGAAGGAGTATGCAaccattgattttaattttttgtgcTTCTGTTGCCTGACACATCTCTCGATATAATGTCGCAAACACAACTAATCCCTAATTGATTTAAGTCGACTAGTTATAGGAGCCACATTAAATGTACAGATTTCGAGATTTATCTAGCATCAGAAGACCCCTCGACTAACCTCAGTATGAATTCTCAAGCGTATTGTCGTCTTTTAACGGCATTAGCGGAGTTttctatatataagagtttgtcTTCTAACCATTTCATCTCTAATTAACTAGCACTAAACTTGTCTAGCACATTGCCTAATAGTTGATTGCAAATTGCGCTCCAATCGCCAACGCCACTACCCCCATAATAGCCGCCCCATCAACCGATAACTCAAGTTGTAATGCGACATCTTCAAGTGTTCTTGTACACTCACCACACGAAAGATGAAATGTTTGTTTCTCGGGTTTCCATCTTTCCACCAAAACGCTGATGAGTGCAGGCTCCAATTTAGTCCCCTTGAACATACTAGACACGTGCGAGAATCTCGCTTCTTGCAAGTGTTGTTCAATAACACGCGATGCCCTCACacttaaattgtgtatatatgtcTCGAAAACCGATCTTCGGTCTAATTACATAaatgtaaaaaatttaaaaatttaataacacTAACaacttaataattatattaattaaactaaaaaataatatttttttccaTTTGTAATTGGACGCCAGAAATGTGTTTGTCATCCAAACGAATAAAAGACATtgacatttttaaaattataaaaattaaataaaatcaaagaaAGTACGAAATATAAAATTGGGACAAGAAGAATTTGAGAGAAATTGAGAATAAAATAGTATAGAGAATAtgattgagagaattgaaagaataaaattgaatgaataaaaaagaaaataagaaggatttatataaaaaataaaatagccaTTGGGGGCATAAATGTAATTAGAGTTTGAAATTTTAACCATTGAAAAAAATTGACCATTTTATTTGTTTGACCGTTGGATAAAATGATTGTATGGAGTAGACGTTTTCTGTTTCTCTCTTTAAAATTTGTCTATTTCcctaaattttagaaaaatcggTCTAATTCCctaattaacttttaaaattgacatttttCACTTATTATCCCCTACTATGTAAGTGAAAATCAAAttttgtaataaatatatttataaaaaaattggtaTAAACAATGAAAGagttttttaataataaataaaaacaatagaaTTCATACAACAACCAATTGTGAGTGCTCTATGCCATCCAAATCGTCATGTAAAAATGATAAAACCTTAATTGGCAGTTATATCAAATTGCAAAAATTGGGTGGTTGATAAGGTGTATGTGCAGCTAAAGCATCTGTTGTCTTGTTGCCCACCTTAAGCCTGTAATAGCCCATCATGTGCCCCTCATACCTCATCCTCAAGGAACAAACAATCCCCAATATTTCGCAGAAAACTAGCTAACCAAGTACCCATATGGTCCTTTACAACACTACCAGCAGCTGCGACCTTAGACTGCATATTCCTAGCCTCGTTGGTATAAGAAGTGTCCAAACAATAATAGTCGAAAAACAAAACCTTAGGATGTGATTCGGAGATTCAACCTAACAACCACACACCACGTACCGAAAGTCCACTGCTATGTGCCGGCAAACATGAACCTCACTCGTAAGCAACTTGTCTTGAGCTGCTAACTAAAGGAATACTATGCTGGGGGCACTCAAGCTGGCATACTTGCTCAATTGAATGCTCAAACCACTTGAGTTAAGGGAAGCCAAGTAATAATAAGCTGAAGTTATACTGAACTAATGATGCTTCTCTTAGCGCCAACCAGGGAAGTCATCCATTTCCCACCCAATCGATGGCCTCTTCCTAACTATTTATCGAACTGCCTCATCAGGTAGCAAGCCCCGAAGACGACACCAATCCCAATTTTTGTTGCTACTTGTCATCGTTGCAACCTGTGCAAAGTTCAAGGGAATAACCTCTAGGTTCACACAATAATTAATAAGTGGGCCATATTCTAGAATCTAACAAGCTCGCTAGAAGTCCAGTGTCACCCATTACCAATATTCCAAATAAATCCACTCGTATTCTATCCCATATTTTGCTAATGCCTTTCCATAGCCTAGAATAGTTTGTAGTGTGCAAGGAACATGGAAAAACACCCTCCCATTAATACTTTACTTGGAGGACCTGAACCTAGAACGAGTTTGGTCAAAGGATCTAATTGAAACCCACTTTTATTAGAAAAACATCCTTCTGTTTCCCTATGTTTTTGAACCCAATACCATCAGCCCTAACTAGTTGGCAAGCACCCTACCATATCACAAGAGAAATACTTCATTTATCCTCCAAATACCCCCAAACAAAGTTAGGGACGATCTTTTCCATCTCCAAGCACACATCCTTTGAAACAACTGTAAATTGCATAGTATAAATAGGGATCTCCGCCAAGATCGTTTTCATAAGTTTAATTTGTCAGCTAATGAAAGTGTCTTAGCTTTCCACTcagtgtaacagcctaattttcagtggtgtcagaaacagtgattcgagatcactaaatccaacgagtgagtttaaaaaatttcataaattaacATTTATAAGTCAAGTATGACATTAGAAGTATTTTTGAATTAGcgaattttgtgatttaaaaaaaattataagataAATTAGGTCAAAAACAAGGTACTgagacctcgaattcataaatcaagccataaatatttttagaaatatttatggagtgttaatgagttaatattaaagtttcgttagggaattttaacgttttgatagttaattaattaaaaatgactaaattgaaagaggTGCAAAActtactaaagtgattaaatagcttaagtgtctaatgaggaaggatttaaaaggcaaatagacccaaatTATATGGGTTGGATGGTATGGGCAAGGAAATGAGCAAGAAATCAATGTGAaataggggcaaaattggaaattttgcaaatttatTAGATCAaacaaagattaaattgaaaaatctagagttttcttcatttttcatcaGCCAAAAAGCCATAGGAGAGTTctcaagctggtttttcatatttttgcaccatatcAAGAATCCAAAAAGAAACgcggaaaagagaaagtaacagATTAGCCCCTGAATTTCTACAAATTCCACAAATTGGCCCAAGTAAGTTTATACGGTtgaattttcatgtttaattgttaatttaggaatgatataatgtattatttcatGTCTTTGTTATAGAATTATGA
The Gossypium arboreum isolate Shixiya-1 chromosome 10, ASM2569848v2, whole genome shotgun sequence genome window above contains:
- the LOC108481239 gene encoding auxin-responsive protein IAA17-like, with translation MFRSFTGKTNKRGFFQTLMCETCSMERSSENISSSSVEYIEEKTRKTSLNLKRTELRLGLPGSHSPDRKVCLFGKDLESNDTSNGFGVTTLKKLGFGAKRGFSYAIDGPNEKWVFPCDEKNLVPLANDHFSAPSTKAELVGWQPVGSFRENKKASNFAKKSDETSGDGGRLYVKVSIDGAPYLRNVDLKTYNNHVELSSALERIFSCFTIGECSGKGVAIGCESVVTYEDKDGDWMLVGDVPWRMFTNSCLRLRIMKGSETLGLASKGHAEMHTT
- the LOC108482112 gene encoding protein THYLAKOID ASSEMBLY 8, chloroplastic; this translates as MAASLRFNPTSTPSLCPISTYKSFTPVLCGPRDNRGPLVKGRILSTEAIQAIQSLKRAQRNSSSTATVTPLPSLSRLIKSDLLAALRELLRQDQCALAVHVLSTVRSEYPPPDLSLYADVVVALARNHLKDEIDGLIEEIGSIECDDEKALVRLIKGVIGAGRKESAVRICGLMKENGVGSRKRVGEYVVKVLSKGLRRFGEVDLALEVEREFGELSRVNSDKLTIY